A part of Candidatus Babeliaceae bacterium genomic DNA contains:
- a CDS encoding phosphoribosyltransferase family protein has product MVFNDIPHFLYTTIIDILSPARCASCFIFMKDRLPLCHVCIQKIRPIITSTIKLNKHFQMPVISLSHYEEPIAPLIRAKYYGARHAGKQLAELVWQRTHVASLPCDYIIPVPLHWTRYAARGFNQAAIMADTLAYLSNKPVLNALYRHKKTRYQADLDAVGRAHNLAHSFSLAVSQELLNNKHIILVDDLMTTGATLHNAARILLVAKPASITAVVAARVV; this is encoded by the coding sequence ATGGTTTTTAACGATATTCCACATTTTTTATATACCACGATTATTGATATTTTATCTCCAGCGCGATGTGCCTCGTGTTTTATTTTTATGAAAGATCGGTTGCCGCTGTGTCATGTTTGTATTCAAAAAATACGGCCTATTATTACGTCGACCATTAAGCTTAATAAGCATTTTCAGATGCCTGTTATTAGTTTGTCTCATTATGAAGAGCCAATAGCCCCATTAATACGCGCCAAATATTATGGAGCACGTCATGCCGGTAAACAGCTTGCGGAACTTGTATGGCAGAGAACGCATGTTGCTTCTTTGCCCTGTGATTATATTATTCCCGTGCCGCTTCATTGGACGCGTTATGCTGCTCGCGGATTTAACCAGGCTGCGATCATGGCAGATACATTGGCTTATTTGAGTAATAAGCCCGTACTTAATGCGCTATATCGTCATAAAAAAACACGTTATCAGGCAGATCTTGATGCGGTTGGTCGTGCGCATAATCTTGCGCATAGTTTTTCGCTTGCTGTATCGCAAGAATTATTAAATAATAAACATATTATTCTGGTCGATGATTTAATGACAACAGGTGCGACCTTGCATAATGCAGCGCGCATTCTCCTTGTAGCAAAACCAGCTTCAATAACAGCAGTTGTTGCCGCGCGAGTTGTGTGA
- a CDS encoding rod shape-determining protein: protein MKNRLINFFPARRLFSFFSNDLAIDLGTANTVVYVPLRGIVLDEPSVVAVKVHTNQVLAAGRRAKEMLGKTPESIVACRPMRDGVIANFELTESMLRYFIREVHDNRRTLVRPRMIIGVPSGITQVERRAVEDSAKQAGAREVYTIMEPMAAAIGAGLPVHDPSGSMIVDIGGGTTEVAVISLKDVVFCRSVRVGGDEMDRAIVQYVKRKYNLLIGERTAEMIKIGIGTVLVEEPIESMEVKGRDLVTGVPKTIKLTSTEVHESLLETVSSIVDVIRVALENTPPELSSDLVDKGIVMAGGGSLLKGLDKLISRETGLPVRIADNPLLCVVNGAGKVLENFDFFRDALK, encoded by the coding sequence ATGAAAAATAGATTGATAAATTTTTTCCCAGCGCGTCGTTTATTTAGTTTTTTTTCCAACGATTTGGCAATTGATTTGGGTACGGCCAATACGGTTGTATATGTGCCATTGCGTGGCATTGTGCTTGATGAGCCATCGGTGGTCGCTGTTAAAGTGCATACTAACCAGGTTTTGGCGGCTGGTCGACGAGCAAAAGAAATGCTCGGCAAAACGCCAGAAAGTATTGTTGCCTGTCGTCCGATGCGAGATGGAGTTATTGCAAATTTTGAACTTACTGAAAGTATGTTGCGCTATTTTATTCGCGAAGTGCATGACAATCGTAGAACGCTTGTTCGCCCTCGTATGATTATAGGTGTGCCATCAGGTATCACTCAGGTTGAACGCAGAGCGGTAGAAGATTCTGCAAAACAAGCAGGCGCGCGTGAGGTTTATACTATTATGGAACCTATGGCCGCTGCAATTGGCGCGGGCTTGCCGGTGCATGATCCATCAGGCAGCATGATTGTTGATATTGGTGGTGGAACAACAGAAGTTGCGGTTATTTCGCTTAAAGATGTTGTTTTTTGCCGTTCAGTCAGAGTTGGTGGCGATGAAATGGATCGCGCTATCGTGCAGTACGTTAAGCGTAAATACAATTTATTAATTGGTGAACGTACGGCGGAAATGATTAAAATAGGAATCGGTACTGTTCTTGTGGAAGAACCGATTGAAAGTATGGAAGTTAAGGGACGCGATCTTGTGACCGGTGTGCCCAAGACTATTAAATTGACGAGTACAGAGGTTCACGAATCATTATTAGAAACGGTTTCGAGTATTGTTGATGTTATTCGTGTAGCATTAGAAAATACACCGCCAGAGCTTTCTTCTGATTTAGTTGATAAAGGTATTGTTATGGCAGGTGGTGGGTCGTTATTAAAGGGCCTCGATAAACTTATTTCCCGTGAAACGGGTCTTCCAGTGAGAATTGCCGACAATCCATTATTATGTGTTGTTAACGGTGCTGGAAAAGTGCTCGAAAATTTTGATTTCTTCAGAGATGCTCTTAAATAG
- a CDS encoding peptidylprolyl isomerase, with amino-acid sequence MHTYCHKVLMLLLLVGNQLCALDTVLDEIVAVIYTSEKKIVVTLSDIRPGLDGTLRTLRMIILENLMILDAEKLKVPITDEDIDRFIAHLQKENNLTLDAVRSLFKELGYSMEEGRELLKRKQLVDAILSYRVREAKGLEITREDVIAYDNEHPEYTEATYTLIQAFVPSEKITKEDIERLRDLGTLETAVTWDKPFTLKESDLAADRQFIIHEPVGSLVEFEEVEGGFDLTRLVSKQPAQRIPLDQRYDELMMTLKMQRYDARVKSYHQQLLSEYTIRFTHPEDKKLVYA; translated from the coding sequence ATGCATACTTACTGCCATAAAGTCTTAATGTTATTATTACTTGTCGGTAATCAGCTATGCGCCCTTGATACAGTTCTTGATGAGATTGTCGCGGTTATTTATACCAGTGAAAAAAAAATTGTTGTAACTCTTTCTGATATTCGCCCAGGTCTTGATGGTACACTGCGTACCTTACGCATGATTATTCTAGAAAATTTAATGATTTTGGATGCAGAAAAATTAAAAGTACCTATTACTGATGAAGATATAGATCGTTTTATTGCTCACTTGCAAAAAGAAAATAACTTGACGCTGGATGCTGTACGGTCCCTGTTTAAAGAACTTGGGTACTCGATGGAAGAAGGACGTGAATTATTAAAACGGAAGCAGCTGGTTGATGCAATTTTGAGCTATCGTGTTCGAGAAGCTAAAGGTTTGGAAATTACGCGTGAAGATGTTATTGCCTATGACAATGAGCATCCTGAATATACCGAAGCGACGTATACCTTGATCCAGGCATTTGTGCCATCAGAAAAAATAACCAAAGAAGATATTGAACGGCTTCGTGATCTGGGCACTTTAGAAACTGCTGTTACGTGGGATAAACCGTTTACCTTAAAAGAATCCGATCTCGCTGCGGATCGTCAGTTTATTATTCATGAGCCTGTAGGATCGCTTGTTGAATTTGAAGAAGTTGAAGGTGGATTTGATCTTACTCGATTGGTTTCAAAGCAGCCTGCTCAGCGCATACCGCTCGATCAACGTTATGATGAACTTATGATGACGCTTAAAATGCAACGTTATGATGCACGTGTTAAAAGTTATCATCAGCAGCTGTTGTCTGAATATACTATTCGCTTTACTCACCCTGAAGATAAAAAATTAGTGTATGCCTAA
- the glmU gene encoding bifunctional UDP-N-acetylglucosamine diphosphorylase/glucosamine-1-phosphate N-acetyltransferase GlmU: MNQFQALVLAAGKSSRFKTEKSKLAYPICGQELINYPIKVLLECNLPVTCIIGHKKNEIQDIIKKSTSHSITYQEQIEQRGTGHAVLCALHLLESEHILIINGDMPLITAELITTLCKHHKEQQATISFIVSHVPPSLDHGYGRVVLNNGCITIIEARNYNKHENINHPINAGIYCIQRAFLQDALQKLVPNSITSELYITDLIHIATQNNERVEMLEAPYEKIQGVNTLQELAAVTRIKQQEIIDHWMRNGVYCRDPQALYIDTQASIESGAVLEAGVHILGNSTIRNNCTIGAYSYINNSTLAENVTVYPYTIISDSIINGDAHIGPYAHVQKSIVDSQARIGNFVETNRTMIGQASKAKHLSYLGDSTLGASVNIGAGTITCNYDGFKKHPTIIKDHAFIGSNNALIAPITIGNSAVTGAGSVITEDVPAYALAIGRARQVIKENYTQIDQKIFAAAQTSSDFTTE; encoded by the coding sequence ATGAATCAATTTCAAGCGCTTGTTTTAGCGGCGGGGAAATCATCACGCTTTAAAACCGAAAAAAGTAAATTAGCCTACCCAATATGTGGACAAGAACTTATTAACTATCCCATAAAAGTTCTTTTAGAATGTAATCTTCCCGTGACATGTATTATTGGACACAAAAAAAATGAAATTCAAGATATCATAAAAAAATCTACGTCACACTCTATTACATATCAAGAACAAATAGAACAGCGAGGAACAGGACATGCCGTTCTGTGCGCACTTCATCTCTTAGAATCTGAACATATTCTTATTATTAATGGCGATATGCCGCTTATAACCGCTGAATTAATAACCACATTATGCAAACATCACAAAGAGCAACAAGCGACTATTAGCTTTATCGTATCACATGTCCCACCATCACTTGATCATGGTTATGGAAGAGTAGTACTCAATAACGGTTGCATAACAATTATTGAAGCACGCAATTATAATAAACACGAAAACATTAATCATCCTATTAACGCTGGAATTTATTGCATACAGCGCGCTTTTTTACAAGACGCACTACAAAAGCTTGTACCAAATTCAATAACCTCAGAACTCTATATTACCGATCTTATCCATATAGCGACCCAAAACAATGAAAGAGTAGAAATGCTAGAGGCTCCCTATGAAAAAATTCAAGGAGTTAACACATTGCAAGAACTTGCCGCAGTTACTCGCATAAAGCAGCAAGAAATTATTGATCATTGGATGCGCAATGGCGTTTATTGTCGAGATCCGCAAGCACTCTATATAGATACTCAAGCATCAATAGAAAGCGGAGCAGTACTGGAAGCGGGCGTTCATATTTTGGGAAATTCAACAATACGCAATAATTGCACTATAGGCGCATATTCATATATTAACAATTCAACGCTTGCAGAAAATGTCACCGTATACCCTTACACTATTATATCTGATTCTATTATCAATGGTGATGCTCATATTGGACCTTATGCACACGTTCAAAAAAGCATCGTAGACAGTCAGGCGCGTATTGGTAATTTTGTTGAAACAAATAGAACTATGATTGGTCAAGCAAGCAAAGCAAAGCATCTCTCTTATTTAGGAGACAGCACACTCGGAGCATCTGTTAATATTGGGGCAGGAACTATCACCTGCAATTATGACGGATTCAAAAAACATCCTACCATTATTAAAGATCATGCATTTATAGGAAGCAATAATGCGCTTATAGCGCCCATAACGATAGGTAACAGTGCTGTCACGGGTGCAGGCTCAGTAATAACAGAAGATGTTCCCGCTTATGCATTGGCCATTGGTCGAGCGCGGCAAGTAATAAAAGAAAATTATACGCAAATCGATCAAAAAATATTTGCTGCTGCACAAACATCATCAGATTTCACAACAGAATAA
- a CDS encoding ubiquitin carboxyl-terminal hydrolase family protein has protein sequence MIHKTHKKIIFLLYTLSLCLHNFIIAPPKKLPECTTFCAPKGLTNCGNSCYMNATIQALYNLEPLKKLIMPQEQQKNYLTGSPSAALITVFEIIQGSIKDPEVKVIPESVPNAFYNGIIDPLIIKKMGDDPKNPDNLRKQQDAQELLNILLEHLTGKAENGTKDITKEAKNVKDIKDAFQPKIQALFSFITETITTCKKDNATPEIKSKLEHAEILSLAIPEDAVTLNDCLKHYTEEEKLETNLATCTGTGATSYIQRKLQQPLPDIIIVQLKLFSYDISGGHKIMREIAIPDPCDFGLYTNQPDKAARYTLNSVIVQHGDTLSGGHYVAYAQSNNAWYLCNDSGITKERPLFLTDTSWQARDNGRPYILFYQRLPEKEIVTNVMQATEVVIFNHALEQLNNDLVALALGIH, from the coding sequence ATGATACATAAAACACACAAAAAAATTATTTTTTTACTTTATACTCTTTCCCTGTGTTTACATAATTTTATAATAGCCCCACCAAAAAAACTGCCCGAGTGCACCACATTTTGCGCCCCTAAAGGCCTCACGAACTGCGGCAACTCTTGTTACATGAACGCCACGATACAAGCTCTGTATAATCTAGAGCCCCTCAAAAAGCTCATAATGCCTCAAGAACAACAAAAAAACTATTTAACAGGATCACCATCAGCAGCATTAATAACCGTTTTTGAAATAATACAAGGCTCTATAAAAGATCCCGAGGTCAAAGTAATTCCCGAAAGCGTTCCCAATGCTTTTTATAATGGCATTATCGATCCGCTTATTATAAAAAAAATGGGTGATGACCCAAAAAATCCGGACAATCTACGCAAACAACAAGATGCTCAAGAACTTCTTAATATTTTACTCGAACATTTAACGGGAAAAGCAGAGAATGGGACAAAAGATATTACAAAAGAAGCTAAAAATGTTAAAGATATTAAAGATGCTTTTCAACCCAAAATACAAGCTCTTTTCAGCTTTATAACAGAAACGATCACAACCTGCAAAAAAGATAATGCCACTCCAGAAATAAAATCAAAATTAGAACATGCTGAAATATTGTCACTAGCAATACCAGAAGATGCTGTTACGCTTAACGATTGCCTCAAGCATTATACTGAAGAAGAAAAGCTGGAGACAAATCTAGCAACGTGTACTGGCACAGGAGCAACGTCATATATTCAAAGAAAACTACAACAACCCTTACCCGACATAATAATCGTACAATTAAAACTTTTTTCTTATGATATCTCTGGCGGCCATAAAATAATGCGAGAGATTGCAATTCCAGATCCGTGTGATTTTGGCCTGTACACAAATCAACCGGACAAAGCTGCGCGCTATACGCTCAACAGCGTTATTGTACAACATGGGGATACATTATCCGGTGGACACTATGTTGCCTACGCACAATCTAATAATGCTTGGTATCTTTGTAACGATAGCGGAATAACAAAAGAACGCCCGCTCTTTTTGACTGACACTTCTTGGCAAGCAAGAGATAACGGGCGACCGTATATATTGTTTTATCAACGCTTACCAGAAAAAGAAATAGTAACAAATGTAATGCAGGCTACCGAAGTTGTTATATTTAATCATGCCCTGGAGCAGTTGAATAATGATCTTGTAGCTCTGGCTTTAGGCATACACTAA
- the sbcD gene encoding exonuclease subunit SbcD, translating to MINFIHTADIHFGMENYGKIDAATGIHTRLLDFERALNFCIDYAIEQRVDFFLFSGDAYKTANPSPTQQRLLLRCFLRLFQAHIPVIIIIGNHDNPLSFGKAHALEIFGQLPVDGFYVIAKPSSFVIQTKNGPVQLVGIPWPSRTTLALNSAIFDDAQALTAYISKSVCTIIKQLAHELDPSLPAILAGHLTVSSGIFSGSEKRAIYGTDPLFLPSQLAIQPFDYVALGHLHRHQNLNNGGIPVVYSGSPERIDFGERKEEKGFCHVTVHDKQKTTYAFIKTPQRPFIQIEVTLSSEPNHTEQIINELKKYPIKDAIIKIVYHIPKEIKDKVDMHAIQIACSSAMYLVGVFPIRPPEIRQRRATVNVDMDLATLLSHYFSTKPELKDRQEELIQQALRFQSELEIEKDI from the coding sequence ATGATCAATTTTATTCACACAGCAGATATCCATTTTGGCATGGAAAATTATGGCAAAATAGATGCTGCAACTGGCATACATACACGTCTTTTGGATTTCGAGCGGGCATTGAATTTTTGTATAGATTATGCTATCGAACAACGCGTTGATTTTTTCCTTTTTTCTGGCGACGCTTACAAAACAGCTAATCCAAGCCCAACGCAGCAACGCCTCCTATTACGATGTTTTTTAAGACTATTTCAGGCACATATTCCAGTCATTATTATTATTGGCAATCATGACAATCCACTCAGCTTTGGAAAAGCGCATGCATTAGAAATTTTTGGACAACTACCCGTAGACGGCTTTTATGTTATTGCAAAGCCCTCATCATTTGTTATACAAACAAAAAATGGCCCAGTACAATTGGTTGGCATACCCTGGCCATCACGTACAACACTTGCGCTTAATAGCGCCATCTTTGATGATGCACAGGCATTAACTGCATATATATCAAAATCAGTTTGTACTATTATTAAACAACTTGCTCACGAATTAGATCCTTCGCTGCCCGCAATCCTTGCAGGACATTTAACCGTAAGTTCTGGCATATTTTCTGGATCAGAAAAACGTGCAATTTATGGGACAGACCCCCTCTTTTTACCATCACAATTGGCAATACAACCCTTTGATTATGTTGCGCTGGGACACTTGCATCGTCACCAAAATCTTAACAATGGAGGCATACCCGTTGTTTATTCTGGATCACCTGAACGTATAGATTTTGGTGAACGTAAAGAAGAAAAGGGCTTTTGCCATGTAACCGTGCATGACAAACAAAAAACAACCTATGCGTTTATCAAAACCCCTCAACGCCCCTTTATACAAATTGAAGTAACGCTTTCATCAGAACCTAATCATACCGAGCAAATTATTAACGAATTAAAAAAATATCCCATTAAAGACGCAATTATAAAAATCGTGTATCACATTCCAAAAGAAATAAAGGACAAAGTAGATATGCATGCTATACAAATTGCGTGTTCATCGGCAATGTATCTTGTTGGTGTTTTTCCCATTCGTCCACCAGAAATACGACAACGCCGCGCTACAGTCAACGTTGATATGGATCTTGCAACATTACTCAGTCACTACTTTTCTACAAAACCAGAACTTAAAGATCGCCAAGAAGAACTGATACAACAAGCTTTACGCTTTCAATCAGAATTAGAAATAGAAAAAGATATATAA
- a CDS encoding phosphatidylglycerophosphatase A — translation MMKFKRNIYNLCATLGPIGYLPAPGTCATVVSLSSVYFVKYLQLTLLQEFFLLFVITGASYFIVSQALVFFTSDDPSEIVLDELVGTLWVFIGLPLSPYVVISSIIIFRFFDITKLGISFFEKLPGAVGVLSDDIVAALITNGIMHMIVMWYGF, via the coding sequence ATGATGAAATTTAAAAGAAATATATATAATTTGTGTGCAACCTTGGGACCTATTGGCTATTTGCCGGCACCCGGTACGTGTGCAACAGTAGTATCTTTGAGTAGTGTGTATTTTGTTAAATATTTACAATTAACTTTATTGCAAGAATTTTTTTTATTATTTGTTATAACAGGTGCTAGTTATTTTATAGTATCGCAGGCGCTTGTTTTTTTTACGTCAGATGATCCTTCAGAAATAGTTCTTGATGAGCTTGTCGGCACTCTATGGGTTTTTATAGGCTTGCCTCTTTCACCATATGTTGTTATCAGCTCGATTATTATTTTTCGTTTTTTTGATATTACTAAATTGGGCATATCATTTTTTGAAAAATTGCCTGGAGCTGTCGGAGTGTTATCTGATGATATTGTTGCCGCACTGATAACCAATGGCATTATGCATATGATAGTGATGTGGTATGGTTTTTAA
- a CDS encoding ankyrin repeat domain-containing protein, with translation MHYSLSKNLINAVKSQAVDSVRNFLIQGADPNCCDVQGIPALHHAVYRGNHVIAKLLHDHGALVHVTASQKRTALHWLAHSGGFLDHVEAYEKYKKTLSFLVDAHINLQAVDEFGKTALHLAAEYNNAWVTRELVQYSINVNCVDDKKYTPLHYAANGGWAHIVKILLDHGSDPEMLSLDGSTALQIADFCWYDEVAQLLKDSKTLQYQLAMPQPTLLRTLIRFLYCTHNGDSVKTALVVARQFNHVEDLSILEKNDEHAQNYSRAYLKGYLKKE, from the coding sequence ATGCACTATTCGTTGTCCAAGAATCTCATTAATGCAGTTAAAAGCCAAGCTGTTGACAGCGTGAGAAATTTTCTTATTCAGGGTGCTGATCCCAATTGTTGTGACGTGCAGGGGATTCCTGCATTGCATCATGCTGTATATAGGGGGAATCATGTTATAGCAAAATTGCTACATGATCATGGCGCATTAGTGCATGTCACTGCATCGCAAAAAAGAACAGCGCTCCACTGGCTGGCACATTCCGGGGGCTTTTTAGACCATGTTGAGGCGTATGAAAAATATAAAAAAACTTTATCTTTTTTGGTTGATGCACATATTAATCTGCAGGCGGTCGATGAATTTGGTAAAACAGCTTTGCATCTTGCAGCAGAGTATAATAATGCGTGGGTTACGCGCGAACTTGTTCAGTATTCAATTAATGTTAATTGCGTCGATGATAAAAAATATACACCTTTGCACTATGCTGCAAATGGTGGTTGGGCTCATATTGTAAAAATATTGCTCGATCATGGTTCAGACCCTGAAATGTTGTCGCTCGATGGATCAACAGCGCTTCAAATAGCAGATTTTTGTTGGTACGATGAGGTAGCGCAATTACTTAAAGACAGTAAAACGTTACAATACCAGCTTGCTATGCCACAACCGACATTGTTAAGAACACTGATACGTTTTTTATATTGCACGCATAACGGCGATTCTGTGAAAACAGCATTAGTGGTCGCTCGACAATTTAATCATGTCGAAGATCTTTCTATTCTTGAAAAAAATGACGAACATGCTCAGAATTATTCCCGTGCCTATCTTAAGGGATATTTAAAAAAAGAATGA
- the pheT gene encoding phenylalanine--tRNA ligase subunit beta: MKLSLAWIFDHIKGSWKEHDVNELVAKFNAVTAEIEQVKKISYDWSAFSLAQVASIDQGVVIVNSSEWKLESKLPMRPDAVVGQWYLIKKNKRICSWATLEDMHAAKEGLFPAVFCPEHDIKGGWKKTIESEDYIFTLDNKSVTHRPDLWGHRGFAREIAAMLDMQLIPEERFLVAKPIRHYDKIVPQAAHAIALEIVPGSGCNRLAGLYIKNIVNRPSFITMAIRLARIDARPITSLVDCTNYVMYDMGQPMHAFDASKIENKKIIACSAQAGQALTLLDGQTISLRPEDCIISNGVSPLALAGIMGGKESAVTRLTQEILIESAHFDAARIRQAAVHFKRRTEASARFEKNLDPHQNTQALMRFLKLLDDIGCEYVGADAIISVGPLVNEVIIAITHDFIVKRIGVSLAVDLVVKLLSRIGFGVQVKQDQHTVVYTIIVPSFRGTKDIVRKEDIVEEVARCYGFAAIAEVAPQRSMKPFDTHAIFKIRDIKHHCAYALGMHEVSNYALYDEYFLKRLLWQPAHALALKNPVSEHYTRMVTSLIPHLLKNVYDASRDVQEVSFFEWNNVWMFSDAPVEQKKLAGVWFSHKEPFNFYTIKARLQTFFNYLGMMVVWQKPHTLPGPWFNPLQTAELVCDGVAIGYAGCVAPLFLKNISDGHAYIFELDGDFLMNYRPQKQAFQALSKYPSVHLDISMLIDSSVTVSDIEMCIAHVDSRIKDIILLDFFEKKEWGTQRSVTFRYVVQDDHKTMTKEEIDIIMHDVASAVKALGAQIR; the protein is encoded by the coding sequence ATGAAACTATCACTTGCCTGGATTTTTGATCATATTAAAGGCTCATGGAAAGAGCATGATGTTAATGAACTCGTCGCCAAATTTAATGCCGTAACGGCTGAAATTGAGCAGGTAAAAAAGATTTCTTACGACTGGAGTGCTTTTTCTCTTGCCCAAGTTGCGTCGATTGATCAGGGTGTTGTTATTGTTAACAGCTCTGAGTGGAAACTGGAAAGTAAATTGCCGATGCGGCCTGATGCTGTTGTTGGTCAATGGTATTTGATTAAAAAAAATAAACGTATTTGTAGTTGGGCTACGCTCGAAGATATGCACGCAGCCAAAGAAGGCTTATTCCCCGCTGTTTTTTGCCCTGAACACGATATAAAAGGCGGTTGGAAAAAAACGATAGAATCAGAAGACTATATTTTTACCTTAGATAATAAGTCGGTTACGCATAGGCCTGATTTATGGGGACATCGTGGATTTGCCCGTGAAATTGCTGCCATGCTCGATATGCAGTTGATTCCAGAAGAACGTTTTTTAGTTGCAAAGCCTATCAGGCATTACGATAAAATTGTGCCGCAAGCAGCTCATGCGATTGCTTTAGAAATTGTGCCGGGTTCCGGTTGTAATCGCCTTGCAGGATTGTATATTAAAAATATAGTCAATCGGCCTTCTTTTATTACTATGGCGATAAGATTGGCCCGTATCGACGCTCGTCCCATTACGTCTCTTGTCGATTGCACTAACTATGTTATGTACGATATGGGGCAGCCAATGCATGCATTTGATGCTAGCAAAATTGAAAATAAAAAAATTATCGCCTGTTCAGCTCAAGCAGGACAAGCATTAACATTATTGGATGGTCAAACTATCTCTTTGCGGCCAGAAGATTGCATTATCAGTAATGGCGTTAGTCCATTGGCACTTGCGGGTATTATGGGTGGAAAAGAGAGTGCTGTTACACGATTAACACAAGAAATTTTGATAGAGTCAGCGCACTTTGATGCAGCGCGCATTAGACAAGCGGCTGTTCATTTTAAAAGACGGACTGAAGCTTCTGCTCGTTTTGAAAAAAATCTTGATCCGCATCAAAATACTCAAGCGCTGATGCGTTTTTTAAAACTGCTTGATGATATAGGTTGTGAATATGTTGGCGCCGATGCGATTATTTCTGTTGGTCCTCTGGTAAATGAAGTTATTATAGCAATTACGCATGATTTTATTGTCAAAAGAATTGGCGTATCTTTGGCGGTTGATCTTGTTGTTAAATTGCTTTCCAGGATAGGTTTTGGCGTGCAGGTAAAACAGGATCAACATACTGTTGTATATACCATTATTGTCCCAAGTTTTAGGGGAACAAAAGATATAGTTCGTAAGGAAGATATCGTTGAAGAAGTGGCGCGTTGTTATGGTTTTGCGGCTATTGCTGAAGTAGCTCCTCAGAGAAGCATGAAGCCTTTTGATACACATGCTATTTTTAAAATTCGTGATATTAAGCATCATTGTGCATATGCCCTTGGCATGCATGAAGTAAGTAATTATGCGTTGTATGATGAATATTTTCTTAAGCGATTATTGTGGCAACCGGCGCATGCTCTTGCTTTAAAAAATCCTGTTTCAGAGCATTATACAAGAATGGTTACCTCGCTCATCCCGCATTTACTTAAAAATGTGTACGATGCTTCGCGAGATGTTCAAGAAGTTTCATTTTTTGAATGGAATAATGTATGGATGTTTAGTGATGCACCTGTAGAACAAAAAAAATTAGCAGGGGTCTGGTTTTCACACAAAGAGCCTTTTAATTTTTATACCATAAAAGCTCGCTTGCAAACGTTTTTTAACTATTTGGGGATGATGGTTGTTTGGCAAAAACCACATACATTGCCTGGTCCATGGTTTAATCCATTGCAAACAGCAGAGTTGGTGTGTGATGGTGTTGCGATTGGGTATGCTGGTTGTGTGGCGCCCTTATTTTTGAAAAATATAAGTGATGGGCACGCATATATTTTTGAACTTGACGGCGATTTTTTGATGAATTATCGTCCACAGAAACAAGCATTTCAAGCGTTATCAAAATATCCTTCGGTTCATCTTGATATTAGCATGTTGATAGATAGTTCGGTTACTGTTTCTGATATAGAAATGTGTATTGCGCATGTTGATAGCAGAATTAAAGATATTATTTTATTAGATTTTTTTGAAAAAAAAGAATGGGGCACTCAGCGTTCTGTGACATTCCGTTATGTTGTTCAAGATGATCACAAAACTATGACCAAAGAAGAAATTGATATTATTATGCATGATGTTGCTAGCGCAGTAAAAGCGCTGGGAGCGCAGATTAGATGA
- the lspA gene encoding signal peptidase II, whose amino-acid sequence MMQLIRGFGYAILATFFILIDVFTKQWALAHWQIYYELTPWLFCEVTFNSGVSWGFLNGAGVYASALLMVVISIIIVLLARHAYARFFQRYVIVGEIMVLSGAVSNMLDRLQYQGVIDFIGVHYNGYFWPIFNIADMLIVGGVGLMFLSYCCDDEI is encoded by the coding sequence ATGATGCAATTAATACGTGGCTTTGGCTATGCCATTCTAGCAACATTTTTTATACTTATTGATGTTTTTACTAAGCAATGGGCTTTAGCTCATTGGCAAATTTATTATGAGTTGACGCCATGGTTGTTCTGTGAAGTAACTTTTAATAGCGGCGTATCGTGGGGCTTTTTGAATGGCGCTGGTGTGTATGCATCGGCACTATTGATGGTGGTGATCAGTATAATAATAGTACTACTTGCTCGTCATGCATACGCTCGTTTTTTTCAGCGGTATGTTATTGTTGGAGAAATTATGGTCTTATCCGGTGCTGTGAGTAATATGCTTGATAGATTGCAGTATCAAGGTGTTATTGATTTCATTGGCGTGCATTATAATGGCTATTTTTGGCCTATTTTTAATATTGCTGACATGTTGATTGTTGGAGGAGTTGGTCTCATGTTTTTATCGTATTGTTGTGATGATGAAATTTAA